ACCTTGGTCCGCGCCTGGATGGTGCCGTTCGCGGTGACCAGGGAGGCGAGGTCCTTCCGCTCCGCCTTGGACGTCCGCACGCGGATCCCCTCCGGCTTCCGCTTCTGGACCGCGTAGCCCGCGGCGGCGAGCACCACCACGGCCGCCCCGATCCCGATGGCGATCTTGGCTCGTTTCGTCATGAGGTGCGACTCCCCAGGCGCCCGCCGAGGATCCCCCGGGGCGGGCGGATGTCCGGACCTTCCTTAGTTACGTGGGCGCAGGCCGGAGGTTCCCGGGGCGCCTGGCGCCGCCGCGAGAATACTAGCCGGGGCGGCCCGGCGAGGCCCCTGCGCTGCCGCTATGGCCCCGCCGGCGGGCGGATCAGAAGACGACGATCGCGTTGAAGAGCGCCGTGGCCTGGCGGTCGGCGGCACGGGCGTCCTTCTCGAAGACTTCGGCGTCCGACGTGTCCAGGCGGAGGTCCCCCCGCAGCACGAGGTGCGGGCTCGCGCGGTACTCGGGGGTCAGCGTGATCTCCCGAAGCCTCTGCGCCGTGCCGGTCCTGAAGCCGTCCGAGTCGTCGAACTGCTCCGCGCGCAGGGCGAGGGAGAGCTTCGGCGTCACGGCCACTTTCGCGTAGACCGCGCCGCCGCCCCAGGACGCGTTCCTAGAGAGGCCCTCGGTAACGGGCGCGTCCTCCTCGCTCCCGCGGTCGAAATTGATCCCCAACGACAGCCGGTCGCTCGCCTTGAAGGTCGCGGCGAGATCGAGCATCGTTCGGGCGTGGCGGTCGTCGCCGTCGCGCTCGGGGCCGGTCATGCCGTTGAGGTAGATCGTGAGGGACGCGGTCGGGGTCAGCGTCGCCTGCGCCCCGACCGACTTGGAAGCGTTGTTGTCCTTCCCGTTGTCCCAGCCGTTGACCACCATGAGCATCGCGGACACCTTTCCGCTGAAGGCATAGGCGGCCCGCACGCCGGTATGGGTGAAGGGGATGGCGTAGCCGAAGAGGAACGACCGGGTCGCGTTGTCGTCGTAGCCGTCGTACCCCTCGATCACCTCGTACCCGTGGTGAGTGATGAACTTGCCGAAGTCGAGCTTGAGGCCGGAGCCGACCGGCGCGATCCAGGTCAGGAACCCCTGGTGCACGTCGTAGTCCTGGGCCCCTTCCCTCCCGCTCCCGACGTCCGCGGCGGCCACCACGCGGGGGATCGAGGAGCCGAAGGCGACGTCCACGCGGAAGCCCACGTCCAGCGGCTCCCTGACCGGCTTCTGGAGCACGATCTCGGCCACGTCGAACTTGAACGTGTTGTCGTCGAAGTCGAACACGCGGTAACGGTTCAAGCCCGATTCCGGCCGGTTGAAGTTGTACGAATAGCTGGCGGAGAGGAACGCGTTGACCGTGAGCTGCTCGTACCAGGGCTTCGGCGGGTCCGAGGCGGCGCAGGGGAGGACGGCGAGGGCGCATCCGAGCAGAGCGGCCGCGGCCGCCCTCGCCGGGCTCCGGAAGCGCGGCGTCCGCACGGCCTACACCCCCTCGAGGTAGGCCTTCTCCCCGTGAATCGCCTCGTCGAGGCCGAGGTCCTCCTGCGCCTTGTCGACCTTGACGACCGTGATCCGGTCGATGACCCAGAGCATGCCGAGGGTGAAGGCGAACGCCCAGACGGACGAAACGGCCACCGCCGCGAGCTGCTTGAAGAAGAACGCGGTGTTGCCAGCGAGCAAGCCGTTCGTGCCGGCCGGGTTGAAGGCCGTGGTGGCGAAGATCCCGAGGAGCACGATGCCGAGGAATCCTCCCACGCCGTGAACCCCCCAGACGTCCAGCGCGTCGTCCCAGCGGAGCTTGTTCTTCAGCGCGACCGCGTAGAAGCAGACGACCCCGGCGACGACGCCGATGAGCGCCGCCGTCGACGGCGAGACGTAGCCGGCTGCGGG
The genomic region above belongs to Terriglobia bacterium and contains:
- a CDS encoding porin, yielding MRTPRFRSPARAAAAALLGCALAVLPCAASDPPKPWYEQLTVNAFLSASYSYNFNRPESGLNRYRVFDFDDNTFKFDVAEIVLQKPVREPLDVGFRVDVAFGSSIPRVVAAADVGSGREGAQDYDVHQGFLTWIAPVGSGLKLDFGKFITHHGYEVIEGYDGYDDNATRSFLFGYAIPFTHTGVRAAYAFSGKVSAMLMVVNGWDNGKDNNASKSVGAQATLTPTASLTIYLNGMTGPERDGDDRHARTMLDLAATFKASDRLSLGINFDRGSEEDAPVTEGLSRNASWGGGAVYAKVAVTPKLSLALRAEQFDDSDGFRTGTAQRLREITLTPEYRASPHLVLRGDLRLDTSDAEVFEKDARAADRQATALFNAIVVF